GAGAGGTGCTCGGCATCGAACCACTGAACGTCGCCAACGAGGGCAAGGTCGTGCTGGGCGTCGCGAGCGAGGACGCCGACGCGGTCCTCGAAGCGATCCGGAACCACCCGCAGGGTGCGGACGCCGCGATCGTCGGCGAGGCGGTCGACGATCACGTCGGCAGGGTCATCCTCGATACTGGATTCGGGAACCGCTATCTGACCGAACCCGAGGGCGAACAACTGCCGAGGATCTGCTGACATGCACGAGTTCTCGATCGCCGCACAGATCCTCGACACCGCTCGCGAACACGCCGAGGAGGAAGGGGCCAGCTACGTCACGCGTCTGGAAATCGAGGTCGGCGAGGCCAGCCACGTCAACCCCCGTCAACTAGAAACCTGCATGGACGCAGCCAAGACCGATACGATCGCAGCCCAGGCGACGGTCGAAATCGAGACGGCCGCACCCTACGCCGAGTGTGCGTGTGGCTGGCGCGGCGAACCAGCGGTCGCGGAGAACGCGCTGGTGTACGCGCCGGACCTGACCTGTCCGTCCTGTGGCGAGCGGATCGACCTCGCCGGCGGCGACAGCTGTCGCCTGATGAGCCTGACTGTCAGCGACGAGGTGTCGGACACCGAGGAATCGGCCGACGAGCGCGAATCGGGTGAGACCGCATGACATACAATTACGTTCACGACGACCCACTACAGCACGGTATCGGACGCATCGTCGATCGACTGCTCGACGCCGGCCGAAACCTCCCGACCGGCCCGGCGCGAGCCCACCGGTTCGGACACGGCGATCACGATCACGACGGCGACGACGCCGAGGCCGACATCCTCGAACAGTTCGCCCAACAGGCCGACGACCTCCACGAGCGGGTCGTCCACGAGCACGGAATATTCGTCGCGGAGTTTCTGGGCGCGACCGGCGCGGGCAAGACCCGCCTGATCGAGCGACTGATCGAGCGCGCGCCCGAAGACGAGCGAATCGGCGTCATCGTCGGCGACGTCGCCGGCGAGGACGACGCGACGCGGTTCCGCGAACGCGGAGCCGAGGTCGCCAACGTCAACACCGGAAAGGAGTGTCATCTGGATCCGGAGTTCGTCGAGCGCGGCCTCTCGGAACTGGATCTCGACGCGCTCGATACGCTCTATATCGAGAACGTCGGGAACATGGTCTGTCCGGCGGACTTCCCGCTGGGCGCGCAGGCCCGTGTTCTGGTCGTCTCGACGACCGAGGGCGACGACGTGGTGCGCAAACACCCGCTACTCTTCCAGGCCTGTGACGCGACTGTCATCAACAAGACCGACATCGCCGACGCGGTCGGCTCGGACCTGGATCTGATGGAGTCGGACGTCAGGGACATCGTCCCCGGCATGGACGTCTTCCGCACCGACGCCGAGCACGGCGAGGGGATCGAGGACCTCGCCGCGTTCCTTGACGAACGCGGCCACGCGCACGCCCACGATAACGAGGCATACGTGAGCAAGACCGCGGGTCACGCGCACGGCGACGACGGGCACGCATCCGAACACGACTAGACCGCAGCGCGACGAGACCGGCCGCACCGGGTGAGACGAACTTCTCGAGGACGCAGCGATTTCGAACCCGGCGACACAGTCTGGAAGAGGCGATATTACAGCGGAAGCGAGGCGAAAGCCCACCGGCTTTAGCCGTGGGATGAAGCCGACATGATATGCCGCAAACCATGCAATCTAGCCAGCCCGTAATCCTAACGGTTATTTTATTGGAGAGGCTATAAACGCAATAGACATGCGACATGCTGCTGCGGGGAACGCGCTCACGCTCAAGACGGCCACGAGTGCGTCTCAACTCCTATACTCACACACCTACGCAGTCCAACCAGCAGCGGTTGGCATGTCACTACAGTACTCCCCACTTGTGGCTGCAACGGGGAGTGGGGCCGATGGCCCGGCCCGCTGCTCACGGTGCTGGACGCCCGTGAGTGCCACTCCTGCCACGGGAGGGCAACACCGAGCGGATACTCAACACGCCACACCCTTGTTCGAGGGCCGAAGGTGCATCAGCAAACCCGCAAGTTCACAGCCGGGGTAATCAACTGGCTGGATTACCCACGGAGGAATCCCACGGCTTCAGCCGTGTGGAGGAGGTCAAAGGCGTACCGCTCTGAAAGAGTAGACAGCAGATGCTCGTCGACGCCGGTAATTTCCTATATCGAAATATAGTTTATTAGTTCCGGGACGAACAACCTGCGCGACACGAACTAGTAGAATTACGACCACGTGCCTCGAAGTAGTGCGGTAAACCGACAGGCAGTCCCTCCACTCGGCCGGAGTGAGAATTCTACCGGCCGGCTACGGTAATCCTAATTAGTCCGATAATTAATGTCAGAGCAGCTGATAGATGTGCCGCTCGTACACCTCACGGACCCGCGACCCCCAGTCGTGGGTGTACGTGTCGATGATGTCCTGAGCGACGTCGCCACGGAGGTACTTGACGATGCCCCGATCGCCAGTCCGATCGCGCAGGTGCGTCGTGAAGAAGTGCCGGAAGTAGTGGGGCGTCACGTTGTTCGCCGCGCCAGCGCCGTCGTGATACCAGCCGACGTCACGGGCATGGGCTTCGACGAGGTGATGGACCATGTCGGTCGTGACCCGCCGGCCCCAGTTGTCGCTCGTACCGGTAAAGAGCGGTTTCGCCTCGGAGACCGGGTCAGGTCGGACGGCGAGCCACCGAATCAGGACCTCACCCAGTTCGGGGTCGACCGGAACGACAGTGTCACGCTGGCGCTTGTTCGAGGCGCGACGGTGCTCGCCGTTGGTCTGTGTTCCACGCGACGGCGTTGCCGACACGTACAGCGAGTTTGACCGCCCCTCTAACTGC
This window of the Halapricum desulfuricans genome carries:
- a CDS encoding hydrogenase maturation nickel metallochaperone HypA/HybF; its protein translation is MHEFSIAAQILDTAREHAEEEGASYVTRLEIEVGEASHVNPRQLETCMDAAKTDTIAAQATVEIETAAPYAECACGWRGEPAVAENALVYAPDLTCPSCGERIDLAGGDSCRLMSLTVSDEVSDTEESADERESGETA
- the hypB gene encoding hydrogenase nickel incorporation protein HypB, coding for MTYNYVHDDPLQHGIGRIVDRLLDAGRNLPTGPARAHRFGHGDHDHDGDDAEADILEQFAQQADDLHERVVHEHGIFVAEFLGATGAGKTRLIERLIERAPEDERIGVIVGDVAGEDDATRFRERGAEVANVNTGKECHLDPEFVERGLSELDLDALDTLYIENVGNMVCPADFPLGAQARVLVVSTTEGDDVVRKHPLLFQACDATVINKTDIADAVGSDLDLMESDVRDIVPGMDVFRTDAEHGEGIEDLAAFLDERGHAHAHDNEAYVSKTAGHAHGDDGHASEHD